In the Chroococcidiopsis sp. SAG 2025 genome, one interval contains:
- the trxB gene encoding thioredoxin-disulfide reductase, which produces MTNPAVENLVIIGSGPAGYTAAIYAARANLKPVVFEGFQAGGLPGGQLMTTTEVENFPGFPEGITGPELMDRMKAQAERWGAELYTEDVIAVDLSQRPFTVRSEEREFKTNSIVIATGATAKRLGLPDEHQFWSRGISACAICDGATPIFHRAKLAVIGAGDSAAEESIYLTKYGDEVHMLVRGDKMRASKAMQDRVLNNPKITVHWNTEAVDVFGNEKHMEGLLIRNNKTGEESKLDVRGLFYAIGHNPNTSLFKGQLELDDVGYIVTKHGSVETSVEGVFAAGDVQDHEYRQAITAAGSGCMGAMLAERWLSVNGLIQEFHQKPETPNNELEHQAKQAATPEEFDLAQTRHYGGYALRKLFHDSDRLLIVKYVSPGCGPCHTLKPILNKVVDEFDGKIHFVEIDIQADPDIAENAQVTGTPTIQFFKDKELLSETKGVKQKSQYRQLIESYLN; this is translated from the coding sequence ATGACCAATCCTGCTGTTGAGAACTTAGTGATTATTGGCTCTGGACCCGCTGGATACACGGCAGCTATCTATGCAGCGCGGGCAAACCTCAAACCTGTTGTCTTTGAAGGCTTCCAAGCAGGGGGCTTACCTGGTGGGCAGCTGATGACGACGACAGAAGTAGAAAACTTCCCTGGTTTTCCAGAAGGAATTACAGGACCGGAACTAATGGATCGGATGAAGGCTCAGGCAGAACGCTGGGGAGCAGAGTTATACACCGAGGACGTAATTGCAGTTGACTTGTCGCAGCGTCCGTTTACCGTCCGTTCTGAGGAGCGAGAATTTAAGACAAATAGCATTGTCATTGCCACTGGAGCCACAGCAAAGCGTTTGGGACTGCCGGATGAACATCAGTTTTGGAGCCGAGGCATATCAGCATGTGCGATCTGCGATGGCGCTACCCCGATCTTTCACAGAGCGAAATTAGCCGTGATTGGTGCTGGTGACTCTGCCGCTGAAGAATCGATTTACCTAACTAAATATGGCGACGAGGTACACATGTTAGTGCGGGGAGACAAAATGCGTGCTAGTAAAGCAATGCAAGACCGCGTTTTGAATAATCCCAAAATTACCGTTCACTGGAATACGGAAGCAGTAGATGTGTTTGGCAACGAAAAGCACATGGAAGGCTTGCTGATCCGTAATAACAAGACAGGTGAAGAAAGTAAGCTAGACGTGCGGGGTTTATTCTACGCGATCGGTCACAATCCCAACACATCTTTATTTAAAGGTCAACTGGAATTAGATGATGTAGGATACATTGTCACCAAGCACGGTTCGGTAGAAACCAGTGTCGAAGGAGTATTCGCGGCTGGAGACGTGCAAGACCACGAATATCGCCAAGCGATTACGGCTGCTGGTAGCGGTTGTATGGGAGCAATGCTAGCAGAGCGGTGGCTGTCGGTGAATGGATTGATTCAAGAATTCCACCAAAAACCAGAGACTCCCAATAACGAACTGGAACATCAAGCCAAGCAAGCCGCCACCCCAGAAGAATTCGATCTAGCTCAGACGCGGCATTATGGTGGTTATGCTTTACGCAAACTATTTCATGATAGCGATCGCCTCCTGATAGTGAAATATGTCTCGCCTGGATGCGGTCCTTGCCATACGCTCAAACCGATTCTGAATAAAGTTGTCGATGAGTTTGACGGCAAAATTCACTTTGTCGAAATTGACATTCAAGCAGACCCCGATATTGCCGAGAACGCTCAAGTCACGGGAACGCCAACGATTCAATTCTTTAAAGATAAGGAGTTGCTGAGTGAAACCAAAGGCGTGAAGCAAAAGAGTCAATATCGCCAGTTGATTGAGAGCTATCTGAATTAA
- a CDS encoding alpha/beta hydrolase translates to MKDWWQATFPKGRQTLKILDANGYPVSIAYGEKGTGKPLFLIHGIGSWSYNWRYSVEPLSKYFRVICFDAKGYGFSEKPLRRERHDHQLIELSRIVSGLCNEPAIIVAESLGALVSLGLALAYPQLIEKLIVVNVPIFPERLPHWGMWLLSQLPTEIVKAIDSTRFPYFFAPVMRELMRLERRSVLFDPSMLTDEDVYWLTYPFVEFPGTIAKVAEDLQIAAAEIEHLQAKKPSLITKIQNHLHKIKCPTLILWGKQDSWFPCSDGEKLRSRIPNAQLKILPNCGHDASAGANQAVNAAVLEFLRGVGSREWESGGRGRELWELGRLSGAEGEKL, encoded by the coding sequence ATGAAGGACTGGTGGCAGGCGACATTTCCCAAGGGGAGACAAACATTAAAAATTCTTGATGCGAATGGTTACCCAGTTTCTATTGCTTACGGAGAGAAAGGCACGGGTAAGCCACTATTTTTAATTCATGGAATTGGTAGTTGGAGTTACAACTGGCGTTACAGCGTCGAACCCTTATCGAAATACTTTCGCGTTATTTGTTTCGATGCTAAAGGTTACGGGTTTTCGGAAAAGCCATTACGCAGAGAAAGACACGATCACCAATTGATCGAGCTATCGCGGATTGTTAGCGGCTTGTGCAACGAACCAGCCATCATCGTTGCAGAATCACTAGGTGCATTAGTCAGTTTGGGGCTGGCGCTTGCTTATCCTCAACTGATCGAAAAGTTAATCGTTGTCAATGTCCCAATTTTTCCCGAACGCTTACCGCATTGGGGTATGTGGTTGCTGTCGCAATTACCCACAGAAATAGTCAAAGCGATCGACTCAACTCGGTTTCCATATTTTTTTGCCCCCGTCATGCGGGAATTGATGCGATTAGAGCGGCGATCTGTACTGTTCGATCCCTCAATGTTGACGGACGAAGATGTCTATTGGCTTACCTATCCGTTTGTAGAATTTCCTGGGACGATCGCCAAAGTTGCAGAAGACTTACAAATTGCGGCAGCAGAAATCGAACACTTGCAAGCAAAAAAACCCAGTTTAATTACTAAGATTCAAAATCATTTACACAAAATTAAATGTCCAACCCTAATTTTATGGGGAAAACAAGATAGCTGGTTTCCGTGTAGCGATGGCGAGAAATTGCGATCGCGTATCCCTAACGCTCAATTAAAAATTCTGCCCAATTGCGGTCATGATGCCTCAGCTGGTGCAAACCAGGCAGTGAATGCAGCAGTATTAGAGTTTCTAAGGGGAGTCGGGAGTCGGGAGTGGGAGAGTGGGGGTCGGGGAAGAGAGCTGTGGGAGCTGGGGAGGCTCTCGGGAGCTGAGGGAGAAAAATTATGA
- a CDS encoding DUF4112 domain-containing protein produces MSRTSPIPVVTNHPRLAIIQRLRKLTHLMDNAIAIPGTKFRIGLDPILGLIPGAGDFIGTALSAYIVLEAVRLGLPKETLGKMVSNILLESVVGTVPIVGDWFDFAWKANVKNLELIETHLGVTNISKPANRWLMFLLVVGFLIIGIGLVTFSVLVFKLLLNAVTS; encoded by the coding sequence ATGTCTCGGACTTCGCCAATTCCTGTTGTGACAAATCATCCCCGACTTGCTATTATTCAACGCTTGCGTAAACTAACACACCTAATGGATAATGCGATCGCAATTCCAGGGACGAAGTTTCGCATCGGTTTAGACCCCATTTTAGGATTGATACCAGGCGCGGGAGATTTTATCGGCACGGCGCTTTCTGCATACATAGTACTAGAAGCCGTGCGCTTGGGACTTCCCAAAGAGACGCTGGGAAAAATGGTGAGTAATATTCTTTTAGAAAGCGTAGTTGGTACTGTCCCAATTGTGGGTGACTGGTTTGATTTCGCCTGGAAAGCCAACGTTAAGAACTTGGAGCTAATAGAAACACATTTAGGAGTCACAAATATCAGCAAGCCTGCCAATCGCTGGTTGATGTTTCTACTAGTAGTAGGGTTCTTAATTATTGGTATAGGTTTAGTAACCTTTAGTGTGCTAGTTTTTAAACTGCTCTTAAATGCAGTGACTAGCTAA
- a CDS encoding SRPBCC family protein, with protein MPDWLEHSVQVEVPVPVDQVWELWSDLEQMPRWMKWIESVKVLEDNPELSRWHLNTGGLQFDWHSRILKKVPNQIIQWESVDGLPNQGAIRFYDRHTSTIVKLSVAYAFPGILGKIMDSLFLGRAVESTLQANMERFRDYALQDQAQKQGVGC; from the coding sequence ATGCCAGATTGGTTAGAGCATAGCGTACAGGTTGAAGTGCCAGTTCCCGTTGACCAAGTATGGGAATTGTGGTCAGATCTGGAGCAGATGCCGCGTTGGATGAAGTGGATTGAGTCGGTAAAAGTGCTGGAGGATAACCCTGAGTTGTCCCGTTGGCATTTGAATACGGGGGGATTGCAGTTCGACTGGCATTCGCGCATTTTGAAGAAAGTACCAAATCAAATTATTCAATGGGAATCTGTGGATGGTCTGCCAAATCAAGGCGCAATTCGGTTTTACGATCGCCACACTAGTACCATTGTTAAGCTCAGCGTCGCCTATGCCTTTCCAGGGATTTTAGGAAAAATCATGGATAGCCTATTTTTAGGTCGTGCAGTCGAATCGACGCTGCAAGCCAATATGGAAAGATTTCGCGATTATGCCCTGCAAGATCAAGCCCAAAAGCAAGGAGTTGGGTGTTAG
- the zds gene encoding 9,9'-di-cis-zeta-carotene desaturase, producing the protein MRVAIVGAGLAGLATAVTLADAGWEVEIYESRPFVGGKVGSWVDPNGNHVEMGLHVFFGNYYQLFELMKQVGAFEHLLRKEHVHNFINKGGRTGALDFRFITGAPFNGLKAFFTTSQLSLQDKVQNAIALGTSPIVRGLIDFEGAMKTIRSLDNISFADWFRRQGGSNGSIKRMWNPIAYALGFIDCEHISARCMLTIFQMFAARSEASVLRMLEGSPDEFLHKPIVKYLEDRQVKIFTRRRVREIQFAEDRGETRVTGIVVASGETEETITADAYVCACDVPGIQRLLPAAWRQWSQFDNIYKLEAVPVATVQLRFDGWVTELQDAQKRQQLQQAAGIDNLLYTPDADFSCFADLALTSPTDYYREGQGSLLQLVLTPGDPFIKESNEAIAQHVLKQVHELFPSSRELNMTWYSVVKLAQSLYREAPGMEPYRPYQTTPVANFFLAGSYTQQDYIDSMEGATLSGRLAAKAILASEKLASQGELSAV; encoded by the coding sequence ATGCGGGTTGCGATTGTCGGTGCGGGGCTGGCTGGGCTAGCAACTGCCGTCACGTTGGCGGATGCTGGCTGGGAAGTAGAGATTTATGAGTCTCGCCCCTTTGTAGGTGGAAAAGTCGGGAGTTGGGTAGATCCCAATGGCAACCATGTTGAGATGGGGTTGCACGTCTTTTTCGGCAATTATTACCAGCTATTTGAATTAATGAAGCAGGTAGGGGCATTTGAACACCTACTGCGAAAAGAACACGTGCATAATTTTATTAATAAAGGCGGACGCACCGGAGCGTTAGATTTTCGGTTTATTACAGGTGCGCCGTTTAATGGATTAAAAGCCTTTTTCACGACTTCGCAGCTATCTCTACAAGATAAAGTCCAAAATGCGATCGCCCTCGGTACTAGCCCCATCGTGCGGGGTTTAATCGACTTCGAGGGGGCAATGAAAACAATCCGCAGCCTCGACAACATCAGTTTTGCCGATTGGTTTCGCCGTCAGGGTGGCAGCAATGGCAGTATTAAACGCATGTGGAACCCCATTGCCTATGCTTTGGGTTTTATCGACTGCGAACATATCTCTGCTCGTTGCATGTTGACAATTTTCCAAATGTTTGCTGCTAGAAGCGAGGCTTCGGTGTTGCGGATGTTGGAAGGTTCGCCAGATGAGTTTTTGCACAAACCAATTGTGAAGTATTTAGAGGATAGGCAGGTCAAAATTTTCACGCGGCGGCGAGTCAGAGAAATTCAGTTTGCCGAAGACAGGGGAGAAACCCGCGTCACGGGCATAGTTGTTGCTAGTGGCGAGACAGAAGAAACGATTACTGCCGATGCCTATGTCTGTGCTTGCGATGTCCCGGGAATTCAACGGCTCTTACCTGCGGCATGGCGGCAATGGTCGCAATTTGACAACATTTATAAGTTAGAAGCAGTACCAGTAGCAACGGTGCAATTGCGGTTTGATGGTTGGGTGACAGAACTGCAAGACGCTCAAAAACGCCAGCAATTGCAGCAAGCCGCAGGCATCGATAATTTACTGTATACGCCGGATGCCGACTTTTCTTGTTTTGCAGACTTGGCTTTAACTAGCCCGACAGATTATTACCGTGAGGGACAGGGTTCTTTGTTGCAACTGGTACTAACACCAGGCGATCCTTTTATTAAAGAAAGTAACGAGGCGATCGCCCAACACGTTCTCAAGCAAGTCCACGAACTATTCCCCTCGTCGCGAGAGTTAAATATGACTTGGTATAGCGTTGTCAAGTTAGCGCAGTCTCTCTATCGCGAAGCACCAGGGATGGAACCGTATCGTCCTTATCAAACTACGCCAGTCGCGAATTTCTTCCTAGCGGGGAGCTACACCCAGCAAGACTACATCGATAGTATGGAAGGGGCAACACTTTCGGGGCGATTGGCTGCGAAAGCAATTCTGGCAAGTGAAAAACTAGCCAGCCAAGGTGAGTTGTCGGCTGTATAG
- a CDS encoding NAD(P)/FAD-dependent oxidoreductase, producing the protein MKTPHKVVIVGGGFAGLYAAKALGKSGFDVTLVDKRNFHLFQPLLYQVATGTLSPADISSPLRAILNRQKNTRVLMGEVIDLDPQQQKIILRNGELAYDSLIVATGVSHHYFGNDNWAEVAPGLKTVEDALEMRRRIFLAFEAAEKETDPEKRRAWLTFAIAGGGPTGVELAGAIAELAYSTLKRDFRNIDTKETQILLIEGMDRILPPYDPKLSAQAAHSLERLGVTIKTKTLVTNVTEDAVTIRQGENIESIPTRTVLWAAGVKASSMGEAIAQRTGAQLDRVGRVIVEPDLSLANYANIFIIGDLASYSHQDNQPLPGVAPVAMQEGQYVAESIQRRLQGQAVTPFRYVDIASLAVIGRNAAVVDLRFVKFSGIFAWLIWLFVHIYYLIEFDNKLVVIFQWGWNYFTRKRGARLITGEESLLQLGIDENGNYYAPSGDRANVVTTHT; encoded by the coding sequence ATGAAAACTCCTCATAAAGTTGTCATCGTTGGTGGCGGCTTTGCGGGGCTGTATGCAGCCAAAGCATTAGGAAAAAGTGGTTTCGATGTCACTTTAGTGGATAAGCGGAATTTTCATCTGTTTCAACCCCTGCTCTATCAAGTTGCTACGGGAACTCTATCCCCAGCCGATATTTCGTCGCCGTTGCGGGCGATTTTGAATCGACAAAAAAACACGAGAGTGCTGATGGGCGAAGTCATCGATCTCGATCCTCAACAGCAAAAAATTATTTTGCGTAATGGAGAATTAGCCTACGATAGCCTGATTGTCGCTACTGGGGTAAGTCACCATTATTTCGGTAACGATAACTGGGCAGAGGTTGCACCAGGACTCAAAACTGTAGAAGATGCTTTAGAGATGCGGCGGCGAATTTTTCTAGCTTTTGAAGCAGCTGAAAAGGAAACCGATCCAGAAAAACGTCGCGCTTGGTTGACTTTTGCGATCGCGGGCGGGGGACCAACGGGAGTAGAATTAGCTGGGGCGATCGCGGAGCTTGCTTACAGTACTTTAAAGCGCGATTTCCGCAATATTGACACCAAAGAAACCCAAATCTTGCTGATAGAGGGTATGGATCGCATCCTACCACCCTACGATCCAAAGTTATCGGCTCAAGCGGCGCACTCTTTAGAGCGATTGGGCGTAACGATCAAAACTAAAACTTTAGTTACGAACGTCACCGAGGATGCTGTGACGATTCGTCAAGGCGAGAATATTGAATCCATTCCTACGCGGACGGTTTTATGGGCGGCGGGTGTTAAAGCTTCATCAATGGGAGAAGCGATCGCCCAACGCACGGGGGCGCAACTCGATCGGGTGGGACGAGTCATAGTCGAACCCGATTTGAGTCTGGCTAACTATGCAAATATTTTCATCATCGGCGACTTGGCAAGTTATTCTCACCAAGATAATCAGCCTTTACCAGGAGTTGCACCCGTAGCCATGCAAGAAGGGCAGTACGTAGCAGAATCGATCCAACGCAGGCTTCAGGGACAAGCTGTGACTCCTTTTCGCTACGTAGATATCGCTAGCCTAGCCGTGATCGGACGCAATGCCGCAGTGGTAGATTTACGCTTTGTCAAGTTTTCGGGAATTTTTGCTTGGTTAATTTGGCTGTTCGTGCATATTTACTACCTAATTGAATTTGACAATAAGTTGGTAGTCATTTTTCAGTGGGGCTGGAACTATTTCACCCGCAAGCGAGGAGCGAGGTTAATTACTGGCGAAGAATCATTACTCCAGTTAGGAATTGATGAAAACGGTAATTATTACGCGCCATCAGGCGATCGCGCGAACGTAGTTACTACTCACACCTAG
- a CDS encoding transposase, protein MLNMTWEFKLEPTPEQVDTIERIFAVCRSVWNFALRERKDWLNSRSAPVNTCSIEQEYILPADEPYPSYHTQAKRLTLAKEQFPILKDVHSQVLQQVLRTLDRAFEDMRAKKLGFPRFKNKYRMRSFVFPQLSKNPLIGDVLKLPQLGQIRLRLSRQIPEGFEIKQARIVRRANGYFVMLALQLDVSVPDTPISGHPRGLDLGFDKFVATSDNEQINRPRFLQTLQRELKLLQRRLKHMKLGSNNRHKLNQKIARIHQQITDTRKDWHFKLAHRLCNGAGMIFVEDIDFRSWARGMLSKHSADAGFGQFVNILQWVCFKRNVFFAKVDKNYTSQQCPECGTHTGKKELSERIHSCPVCFYTTSRDVAAAQVIRNRGLELVSGLGHSLEVKQTVCGLDAAGASGNVSLAGTGRSRKLKK, encoded by the coding sequence ATGCTAAACATGACATGGGAATTTAAGCTAGAACCAACTCCAGAACAGGTCGATACTATCGAGCGGATATTCGCTGTGTGTCGCTCTGTGTGGAACTTTGCTTTGCGGGAACGCAAAGATTGGTTGAATTCCCGATCTGCACCCGTCAACACTTGTTCAATCGAACAAGAATATATACTCCCTGCTGATGAACCGTACCCCAGTTACCACACTCAAGCCAAGCGGTTAACTCTAGCCAAAGAGCAATTCCCGATACTTAAAGACGTACATTCTCAAGTCCTGCAACAAGTCTTGAGAACGCTGGATCGGGCATTTGAAGACATGAGAGCGAAGAAACTAGGCTTTCCTCGCTTCAAGAACAAATATCGAATGCGGTCATTTGTCTTTCCTCAACTGTCTAAAAACCCGCTAATCGGAGATGTACTAAAGCTCCCACAACTGGGGCAGATACGTCTGCGCTTGTCGCGTCAAATACCAGAGGGTTTTGAAATCAAACAAGCTAGGATTGTGCGACGGGCTAATGGTTACTTTGTCATGTTGGCGCTACAGTTGGATGTATCAGTACCAGATACCCCAATATCCGGTCATCCGCGAGGCTTGGATTTGGGATTCGATAAATTCGTAGCTACTAGCGATAACGAGCAGATTAATAGACCCCGTTTTTTGCAAACCCTGCAACGCGAGCTGAAATTGCTGCAACGTAGATTAAAGCACATGAAGTTGGGATCTAATAATAGACATAAGCTCAATCAAAAGATAGCGAGAATTCATCAACAAATTACTGATACTAGAAAAGACTGGCACTTTAAGCTAGCCCATCGTTTATGCAACGGTGCAGGAATGATATTTGTCGAAGACATTGACTTTCGTTCTTGGGCGAGAGGGATGTTGAGCAAACATAGTGCCGATGCTGGTTTTGGTCAATTTGTGAATATCCTGCAATGGGTGTGCTTTAAACGCAACGTCTTTTTTGCCAAAGTAGACAAGAACTACACTTCGCAGCAGTGTCCTGAATGTGGGACGCACACAGGCAAGAAAGAACTAAGCGAACGAATTCATTCCTGTCCGGTCTGTTTCTATACGACTTCGCGGGATGTTGCGGCGGCGCAAGTAATTAGAAATCGCGGATTAGAACTAGTTTCTGGGCTAGGGCATAGCCTAGAAGTAAAACAAACTGTCTGTGGACTGGATGCGGCGGGGGCTAGTGGTAACGTTAGTCTAGCTGGCACGGGACGAAGCAGAAAACTCAAGAAGTGA
- a CDS encoding IS701 family transposase, protein MKDQVPAAMPQCFENWCRRFDDVFSRQKQRQEFRVYLGGLLGESQRKNLSQLVTNTVDGSYNSLRHFLNNAPWDEVKLNNRRLEVMHQCRQTTPSQGFTLIVDDSGHRKSGAATDGVGRQYIGEIGKTDNGIVLLTTYLYDGVRRLPLDVALYQHASLFEQGKADPNFQKKPDLALDLVDQCLKRGYRPGVTVIDAGYGNNTPFLKQLESRNLTYVAAIAKNRQVTAQTSGDESARKQGLEAIAQTLAVEQFTPVQLNLEQPRTVWVALLPVHVPKLEGTRWLAIQLNASSFEQATEVDYFLTNASDNQVSAAWVAQTYSARNWVEVFYREAKGWLGLSEYQVRDALSMKRHWVLVFIAYTFILWHQLTGGFRRRWATKPLQTFAEALEAFRTAVEFRLVRWLNEHVDVFASHRAKFGYIWA, encoded by the coding sequence GTGAAAGATCAAGTACCAGCAGCGATGCCGCAGTGCTTTGAGAACTGGTGTCGTCGGTTTGATGATGTATTTTCGCGTCAGAAGCAGCGGCAGGAATTTCGTGTTTATCTAGGGGGACTGCTGGGTGAGAGTCAGCGCAAAAACCTGAGCCAACTGGTCACAAATACAGTAGATGGCTCCTACAACAGCCTCAGACATTTTCTCAACAATGCCCCTTGGGATGAAGTCAAGCTAAATAATCGGCGGTTGGAGGTGATGCACCAGTGTCGCCAGACGACCCCGAGTCAAGGTTTCACATTGATTGTAGATGATTCGGGACATCGCAAAAGTGGTGCGGCTACTGATGGGGTAGGACGGCAGTACATTGGGGAGATTGGCAAGACTGACAATGGTATTGTGCTGCTGACTACCTACTTGTATGATGGAGTGCGACGTCTGCCGTTAGATGTTGCACTCTATCAACACGCAAGTTTATTCGAGCAAGGCAAGGCAGACCCCAACTTCCAGAAAAAACCTGACCTGGCTCTAGACTTGGTTGACCAATGCTTGAAGCGCGGTTATCGACCGGGTGTGACTGTAATTGATGCAGGCTACGGTAATAACACGCCTTTTCTCAAGCAGTTGGAGTCGAGAAACCTAACTTACGTGGCAGCAATCGCCAAAAACCGCCAAGTTACTGCTCAAACATCAGGTGATGAGTCTGCTCGTAAGCAGGGATTAGAAGCTATTGCTCAAACCTTGGCAGTGGAGCAGTTCACACCTGTGCAACTCAATCTGGAGCAGCCCCGGACAGTTTGGGTGGCGCTGTTACCAGTTCACGTTCCGAAGCTCGAAGGCACTCGCTGGCTGGCGATTCAACTCAATGCCTCTAGTTTCGAGCAAGCGACGGAGGTGGATTACTTTCTCACCAATGCCTCTGACAACCAAGTCAGTGCGGCTTGGGTAGCTCAAACATATTCTGCTCGCAACTGGGTGGAGGTCTTCTATCGAGAAGCCAAGGGCTGGTTGGGTTTGAGTGAGTATCAAGTTCGGGATGCTCTGAGTATGAAGCGTCATTGGGTTTTAGTGTTCATCGCTTACACCTTCATCCTTTGGCATCAGTTGACCGGCGGATTCCGCAGACGTTGGGCAACCAAACCCTTACAAACCTTTGCCGAAGCATTGGAGGCATTCCGCACCGCAGTCGAGTTTCGTTTGGTCCGCTGGCTTAATGAGCATGTTGATGTATTTGCCTCTCACAGAGCTAAGTTCGGCTATATTTGGGCTTAG
- a CDS encoding DUF928 domain-containing protein: MKIKPWLKYVIPILAIGCFAPVVPATTQAAPAKAVQNAQSDYDNFMRQGYLATAQRDYETALVNFRKALNLRQGNPYATKAINNISSYLSQRGEATISFVPPEWGAPGNRVGGATRGCFSGKQALTALVPNTNTGTTIAAQPTLSFYVPANKAEQLELVLLNDKQKILHKSTVASPKTPGIVSVNMAKMPGAPSLETGKNYQWYFSMICDPKDRSADVVVDGWIQRVEADPILQSEIQKAKPSDRVSLYAANGIWYDTVAAMVASRQSTPNNSTVSREWSDLLKSVGLGAVAQAPIVLLN, from the coding sequence ATGAAGATTAAACCGTGGCTGAAGTACGTAATCCCGATCTTAGCAATTGGTTGTTTTGCCCCTGTAGTCCCTGCAACGACGCAGGCTGCACCCGCTAAAGCAGTCCAAAACGCCCAGTCCGATTACGATAACTTCATGCGACAAGGCTATCTTGCCACTGCTCAACGAGACTATGAAACAGCTCTAGTCAATTTTCGCAAGGCTCTCAACCTCCGGCAAGGAAACCCCTACGCTACTAAAGCAATTAACAACATCAGTAGCTATCTTTCGCAGCGCGGCGAAGCGACAATTTCCTTCGTACCACCCGAGTGGGGCGCACCAGGAAACCGGGTTGGTGGTGCAACGCGGGGCTGTTTTAGTGGCAAACAAGCACTCACAGCTTTAGTTCCAAATACTAATACGGGAACGACGATCGCCGCCCAACCGACCTTATCGTTCTACGTACCTGCAAATAAAGCCGAACAGCTAGAATTAGTCTTACTCAACGATAAACAAAAGATTCTGCATAAATCTACCGTGGCTTCGCCAAAAACTCCAGGGATTGTCAGCGTCAACATGGCGAAAATGCCAGGTGCGCCATCTCTAGAGACGGGGAAAAACTATCAATGGTATTTCTCCATGATCTGCGATCCAAAAGACCGTTCGGCAGACGTAGTTGTAGACGGCTGGATTCAACGAGTTGAAGCCGATCCGATCCTGCAAAGCGAAATTCAAAAAGCCAAACCGAGCGATCGCGTCTCTTTATATGCTGCAAATGGCATTTGGTACGATACTGTAGCGGCAATGGTGGCAAGCCGTCAATCGACACCCAATAATTCAACCGTATCGCGAGAATGGTCGGATTTACTCAAATCTGTAGGACTGGGTGCAGTTGCTCAAGCTCCAATTGTATTGCTGAATTAA